The Arachis hypogaea cultivar Tifrunner chromosome 19, arahy.Tifrunner.gnm2.J5K5, whole genome shotgun sequence genome has a window encoding:
- the LOC112776609 gene encoding probable receptor-like protein kinase At5g24010 has protein sequence MEIPKPFILLLLLLLLFIPSFSVSTFTPIDNYLINCGSNTNASLFNRPFIAEEQGSTFLSSENSIPLKLQNPPPNLPLLYHTARVFTTNARYRFNMKRNGTNFVRFHFYAFKAPSVDLKHAKFSVFVNGVSLLRYFQQVNNSVMVKEFILKIESESVEILFRPVATGGGSNSGFGFVNGLEVFSAPEDFVTDYGARFVGASGVEEFKNLSSQVLETVHRINVGGLKITPFNDTLWRTWIPDEGFLVFKHAAKSAFTDHTPNYQKGGATPEIAPDNVYMTAQQMNRENSSLASRFNITWNFSVDTGGVPHLVRLHFCDFVSPALNLLYFDVYINGYTAIKDLDLSSLTFHTLASPYYVDFVTHSDDSGIIQISVGPSDLSSSIRMNAILNGAEILKMVNVIDSSATHWKKRLWIWIGSVAGGIVVLCLVVAAFLLAIRCRKKKQKRGTVESVGWTPLQMYGGSSNSRMSEPGSNGYIGLKIPFADIQFATNDFDKSLVIGSGGFGMVYKGVLRDNVKVAVKRGMPGSRQGLPEFHTEITVLSKIRHHHLVSLVGFCEENSEMILVYEYVEKGPLKRHLYGSSGLPPLSWKQRLEICIGAARGLHYLHTGFAQGIIHRDIKSTNILLDENYVAKVADFGLSRSGPCINETHVSTGVKGSFGYLDPEYFRRQQLTDKSDVYSFGVVLFEVLCARPAVDPQLTREQVNLAEWALEYLEKGMLEHIVDPRIAGQIEPRSLKKFGETAEKCLAEYGVDRPTMGDVLWNLEYALQLQESGQQREPRAGISADESVNVTTTIAPGNSSSNRTVVRDYSDVSSSQVFSQLMTNEGR, from the coding sequence ATGGAAATACCAAAGCCTttcatccttcttcttcttcttcttcttcttttcatcccTTCCTTCTCAGTTTCTACCTTTACTCCCATAGATAACTACCTTATCAACTGTGGCTCAAACACCAATGCTTCACTCTTCAACAGACCCTTCATTGCTGAAGAACAAGGTTCCACCTTTCTCTCTTCAGAAAACTCTATCCCACTCAAACTCCAAAACCCACCTCCAAATTTGCCTCTTTTGTATCACACAGCAAGAGTCTTCACCACCAACGCAAGGTACAGGTTCAACATGAAGAGAAACGGCACCAACTTTGTGCGTTTCCATTTCTACGCTTTTAAAGCTCCGAGTGTTGACCTCAAGCATGCTAAATTCAGTGTCTTTGTTAATGGGGTCTCACTTTTAAGGTATTTCCAGCAAGTTAATAATAGTGTCATGGTTAAAGAGTTTATCTTGAAGATAGAATCAGAATCTGTTGAAATTTTGTTTAGGCCTGTTGCTACTGGTGGTGGTAGCAACTCAGGATTTGGATTTGTGAATGGTTTAGAGGTTTTTTCTGCTCCTGAAGATTTTGTTACAGATTATGGAGCTAGGTTTGTTGGTGCTTCTGGGGTGGAAGAGTTCAAGAACCTTTCATCTCAGGTTTTAGAAACTGTTCATAGGATCAATGTTGGTGGTTTGAAAATAACACCATTTAATGATACCCTTTGGAGGACTTGGATCCCTGATGagggttttcttgttttcaagcATGCAGCAAAGTCTGCATTTACTGATCACACACCAAATTACCAGAAGGGAGGGGCAACACCAGAGATTGCCCCTGATAATGTTTACATGACTGCTCAGCAGATGAATAGGGAGAACTCGAGTTTAGCTTCGAGGTTCAACATAACTTGGAATTTTTCTGTGGATACTGGTGGTGTTCCTCACCTTGTGAGGTTGCATTTCTGTGATTTCGTTAGCCCTGCGCTTAATTTGCTCTACTTTGATGTGTATATCAACGGCTACACTGCAATTAAGGATCTTGATTTGTCGTCCCTTACGTTCCACACGCTTGCTTCTCCATACTATGTGGATTTTGTCACTCACTCGGATGATTCCGGTATTATTCAAATAAGTGTTGGTCCTTCTGATCTTAGCAGTTCTATAAGGATGAATGCCATATTGAATGGAGCAGAGATACTGAAGATGGTCAATGTTATCGATTCCAGTGCTACACATTGGAAGAAAAGATTGTGGATTTGGATTGGTTCAGTTGCTGGAGGAATTGTTGTCTTGTGTTTAGTTGTAGCTGCTTTTCTACTTGCTATCAGATGCAGGAAGAAGAAACAAAAGCGAGGAACCGTCGAAAGCGTTGGATGGACACCTTTACAAATGTATGGAGGGAGTTCCAACAGTAGAATGTCTGAGCCTGGTTCTAATGGATACATTGGCTTGAAGATCCCCTTTGCAGATATACAATTCGCGACGAATGATTTCGATAAAAGTTTGGTGATAGGGTCTGGTGGGTTTGGTATGGTTTACAAAGGCGTACTCAGAGACAATGTTAAGGTTGCTGTTAAGAGAGGCATGCCTGGGTCAAGACAGGGCCTTCCGGAATTTCATACTGAGATAACTGTTTTGTCCAAAATTCGCCATCACCACCTCGTTTCGCTGGTTGGTTTTTGCGAAGAGAATTCGGAGATGATACTTGTCTATGAGTATGTTGAGAAAGGTCCCCTTAAAAGGCATTTATACGGCTCGTCCGGCTTGCCACCTCTCTCGTGGAAGCAGCGTCTAGAGATATGCATTGGCGCTGCGAGAGGCCTCCACTATCTTCATACTGGGTTTGCTCAAGGAATCATCCACCGCGACATTAAATCGACCAACATTTTGCTTGATGAAAACTATGTGGCCAAGGTTGCTGACTTTGGCCTTTCAAGATCTGGACCTTGTATCAATGAAACACATGTGAGTACTGGTGTGAAAGGTAGTTTTGGTTATCTTGATCCTGAGTACTTCCGGAGGCAGCAGCTAACCGATAAATCGGATGTTTATTCGTTTGGGGTTGTACTATTTGAGGTTCTTTGTGCTAGACCAGCAGTTGATCCGCAATTGACCCGGGAACAAGTGAATTTAGCAGAATGGGCCTTAGAGTATCTTGAGAAGGGTATGCTAGAGCATATTGTTGACCCTCGCATTGCAGGGCAGATTGAACCAAGGTCGTTGAAGAAATTTGGCGAAACGGCCGAAAAATGTTTGGCAGAATATGGTGTTGATAGGCCAACTATGGGTGATGTCTTATGGAATTTGGAATATGCACTTCAGCTTCAAGAAAGTGGACAACAAAGGGAGCCGCGAGCCGGTATCAGCGCCGACGAATCAGTGAATGTGACTACAACAATTGCTCCTGGAAATTCTTCCAGCAACAGAACAGTTGTGAGAGATTATTCAGATGTAAGTAGTAGTCAAGTGTTTTCCCAGCTAATGACCAATGAAGGCAGATAG